From Bradyrhizobium erythrophlei:
AAACCCGTTCCCATTTCAGGTGGATTTCGCGCGGCGCTACTTTTTTTCCATCACGCACTGCAGGGGGTGCTGGTGCTTGCGCGCAAAATCCATCACCTGCGTTACTTTGGTCTCGGCGATCTCGTAGGTGAACACCCCGCACTCCCCGATTCCATGATGATGGACGTGGAGCATGATCTTGGTCGCGGCCTCGACGTCCTTCTGGAAGAACTTCTCCAGTACGTGAACGACAAATTCCATCGGCGTGTAGTCGTCGTTCAGGATCAGGACGCGATACAGATTGGGCCGCTTGGTCTTCGGCTTGACCTTGGCGATGACGGACGTGGCCGGACCGCCGGGACCCGCGCCGCGGTTCTCATCGTTGCCCATTCGGGGAGCAGATGCGGCGACGGCGGCTGGTGCGGACGAGAGAGGTCTGGAAGCTAATTGCAACATGGCACAGGCGTTCGAAATCCCCAGGGAAACCGGACAGCGGCCGGGCGATACGCTCCTCCCGGACCGCATCTTAACCAGTTCCCGGACACGCTTTTCCAGATCGCCGCTCCCGGCCGGCCCGACCCATCCGCTGCATCGATAACAACAATATGGGACTGCCTTCGGTTCGCCGCAAGCACGCAAATCTAGGTCCGATGCGACCTGCGCCGGGTCCGATTCCAAGTCCGGCGATCCCGCCAAGACTAATCAATCTTGCCGGGTTTGACAAAAAATGTCTGGGCCGTTTAGCCGCCGTTGACCATGCCGGCCGTATTTGGCGGCCGGTTCGGCCCTTGTCCGGCTATTGACCCGTATTTCTCTGGTCCGATTTACCAGCCGTTTAGTGGCGACACCCGAAATGGCCGCAGAAACCAGAATTCGGGGGCTGTTATGGCCGGTACATTCATTTTCCGTCGTATTATTGGAGCGGCACGCCGCTTCGCCAGGGCCGATCAGGGCAATATCGCGGTGATCTTCGCCATCGCCTGCGTGCCCCTGATCACATTCGTGGGCGCCGCGGTCGATTACAGCCGGCTCAGTGACGCGCGCTCCTCGATGCAGTCTGCCCTCGATTCGACGGCGCTGATGGTGTCGAAGGATCTGACATCCGGCGTGATCACGACCTCCGAAATCAGTACGTCCGCCCAAAACTATTTCACCGCGCTTTACGCCGGCAAAGGCGCCACAGCGAATCCGATCAGCGCGACTTACACGCCGGGCAGCGGCAGCACGACCTCGACGGTCCTGATCAGCGGAAGCGGCAGCATCACGACCGACTTCATGAGGATAGCCGGCTTCCCGACCCTCCCCTTCAACGGCAGTTCGACGGCGACCTGGGGCAACGTGAAAATGCGCGTTGCGCTGGCGCTCGACAACACGGGATCGATGTCCCAGAACGGCAAGATCACCGCGCTGAGAAACGCCGTCGCCGGAAGCGGCGGTCTGATCGACCAGCTCAGCGCGCTCGCCAAGACTCCGGGCGATGTCTATATTTCCGTCGTTCCCTTCGCCAAGGACGTCAACCTTGGCGCCAGCAACTACACCGCGAGCTGGATCGACTGGACCGACTGGCTGAATCCGCCGAACGTTCAGCCCAACAACGGAACCAACGGGCACTACCAGGCAACGCTCCCGATGAACTGGCATGCCGTGGGACCAGGTGCAAATTGCCCGTTCACCACCGGCAGCGGCGGCTTTACCTGCACCCAGGGCCCTACCAGCACTTCAAACGCTCCGACGATTCCAGCGAGCGGCACCTATTCAGGCTACATTTGCCCCAGCGTCGATGCCAACTCCCACACGCGCTACAATGGCTGCTGGGACAGTGAGCCAGTCGGGCCTGGAGTCTTCTGTTCGGGATCCAGTTCCTGCAGTTGTCCCGTCAATTCCTCAAATTGCGGCTGCAGTGGCAGCGGCACCAGCAAGTCGTGCTCCGTCTCTGCTCCGGGCAACCTTTACGTCCACAACTGGACGCAGCCCAGCTATGGCGACACGATACATAATCTGACCCAGCCTCGGGTTGGCAAAGTTGGTACTTTGGGAACTGACGACGTCCCCGTTGGTTTTACCGGAAATAAATGGACTCCCACCAATTCCACACCCACGGTCCAGAACGTCTGGCTCGCGCCGTCCACCAACCCCATCAGCACCTGGACGGGCTGCATCACCGACCGCACGCAGCCCTACGACACGACAGGCGACATCACCACGCCGTTTCCGGCCAATCAGTATTATGAAAACAGCACGGCTTACTGCAGCAGCAGCGCCTCGACACCGCTGGAGCCAGTCATGCCCCTGAGCTACAACTGGACCGCGCTGAAGACCGCCGTCAATGCGATGCAGCCGACCGGTGGCACCAATCAGGTGGTGGGACTGGCCTGGGCGTGGCAGACCCTGATCCCAAGCAGTCCCGTGCCCGCGCCGGCGGAGGACGCCAACACCACCTACAACCGGGTCATCATCATCCTGTCCGACGGTCTGAATACCGAGGATCGCTGGCCGGTCAATGGCAACGGCAGCACTCAAAACACTGGCTCCGGCAACACCCAATTCCCCGGCTTGATTGACTACCGCCAGAAGCTCCTGTGCGACAATCTGAAGAACGCCACGGACTCCAAGGGCAACCCGATGTACACGATCTACACCATCCAGGTGGACACCAGCACGCCCGCCGACCCGACCTCGACGATTCTGCAATACTGCGCAAGCAGCCCGGACAAGTTCTACATGCTGACGAGTTCCAGCCAGATTGTCACCACGTTCAACGCGATCGGGACCGCGCTCAGCAAGCTTCGCGTCGCGCAATAATCGTTCGCTCCAACAAATCATAAGAAAAAGCCCGGCCATTCGGCCGGGCTTTTGATTTTCGAAGATCGCATTGCGATCAGAGGACGCAAATGATCAGGCGGCCGCCGCCGGCGTGAACTTCGCGACCAGGCCTTCGAGCGGCTTGTAGGTCGTCTTGGCGAGATCGGTGTAGAGACCCGCGATCTTCTGCGACTCGGCGATGAAGGTCTCATAAGCGGATTTTGCGAATTCGGTCTGCACTTCGAGCGCCTTGTCGAGTGACTTCACGCCCGACAGCTTCTCGACGAACGACTTGGTATCTTCAAACGACTTCTTGGTGTAGTCGCCATAGGCGCTGGCGATGGCCTGGAGGCCGTTCTGGACGCTAGCCGCAGAGGCCACGACCGTATCGAGATGCTCTTTGCCGTACTGCTGAATGTCTTCAACTTTGATCATGATCGAGAGTCCTTCCCAGACTGGTGTTCAATCTGCCGGGAGGTCCCGGCTCCCTTGACACTGCCTCAATATAGTGCAGCGCACAAAAAAGTCAAGAATCTTTGTGCGACGCACAAATGCATCGCATTAGCAGCGAATCCCGGGGGTTTGCGCAAGGGATAATTAATCTTTTGGAAACTCGGGCGCCCTAACCTGATTCCCGGGCTTGTCCGGATCCGGACAGGCAACCGGAAAAACGTTTTCGCACAGTCTCTTAGCTGGAATGGCGGCTCCGACCGCGGTGCGGTGGGAAAAACCCGCCTCAATCGAGTGGTTCGAGCAGGGAAACGGCGCCGGCGGTCGGGCATAATTTGGCCTCACGAACCGGGGAACTAGACAGAAATTGGGACGGGGAAGTTCATGCTTCGCACAACCTTCGGCTCCTCGCGTGTTTTGCGGGTTTGCGTCTTCGGGCTGGTCACGGTCTCCACAGCGGTCCTCTTCACAAGCGACAACGCCGAAGCGCGGCACACCCGGCACCATCACTACGCCCACGCCCGCCACCACGAGGAAGCACGCGAGAGCTACAGCCCTCAATTCTCCTCCATCATCGTCGACGGAAATTCCGGCGCCACGCTTTCCGCCAACAATCCCGACGCCGGCCGTCATCCGGCTTCGCTGACCAAGATCATGACGCTCTATCTGCTGTTCGAGCGCCTCGACGCCGGCAAGATGAAGCTCGACACCGAAATGGAGGTTTCCGAACATGCTTCCGAGCAAGCTCCGACCAAGCTCGGGCTGCGTCCGGGTCAAACCATCCGCGTCGAGGACGCCATCAAGGGACTGGTGACGCGCTCCGCCAATGACGCGGCCGTCGTGATCGCGGAAGCCATCGGCGGCAGTGAAGACGATTTCGCCAGGCTGATGACGCGCAAGGCGCGCGCGCTCGGAATGAGCCGCACCACCTACCGCAACGCCTCGGGCCTGCCCAACGACGAACAGATAACGACGGCGCGCGATCAATCGACGCTGGGCCGCGCCATCCAGGACCGCTTTCCGCGCTACTACCGCTACTTCTCGACGATGGCGTTCAATTATCACGGCCAGTCGATCCGCAATCACAACCATCTCCTGGGCAATGTCGAAGGCGTGGACGGCATCAAGACCGGCTACACAAGGGCCTCCGGGTTCAATCTCGTAACCTCGATGCACCGCGGCAACCGCTTCCTGGTCGGCGTCGTCCTGGGAGGCCGCAGCGGCGGCTCGCGCGACGCCATCATGCGCAACCTGCTCGCTGAAAATCTCGAAAAGGCCGCCAACAAGCGCACCGTTGCCGCGATCACCGAGCGCAACGGGTCCGACGCCAATACCGAAATTGCGCGGGCCGATGACGATTCGGAGCCCGCACCGGCAGTTCAGGCCCCGGCTGCGGTTCAGGTCGCCTCCGCTGCGACTGAACCGGTCGCAGCACCGGCGGCCCGTTCGGCCGGATCGGCCAGCCGATCGATTTTCGCCGCCGCCACCGCGGCCGTTCCGCCAACCAAGACCGAGCCCGCGCCCCTGACCAATGGGGTGCTCCAGGCCCAGGCGCTCGCCGCCATTCCCGGCTCGTCCGAACCGATGAAGCCGGTCAAGGTCAAGACCGTCCAGATCAAGGCCGGACAGTTCAAACTGGCCTCCGCCGCGCCGTCCCAGCCGGCCACCCCCATCACCAGCGCCATCCCGGCGGCTCGCCCGGAAGTGCCGGAGACCTCGAGCGCAGTCGTCGCCAGGGCGGAAAATAAGGCCGAAACGGCCAGGGTTGAAAGCGGCAGGACCGAGGTCGCAAAGCCCGAAATGCCGCCGCAGCCGGCCGGCCACGGCACCGGCAATGGTCTGCTCGGCGTGCTTCCGGCTTCGAGCCTTCCTGCCGCTTCTACCCCCTCTTCCTCCTCGCAGGCTTTGGCCTATGCTGATCCCGCCCCCCGCTCGCAGCCGCAGGCGGTCCAGCAAAACAGCGCCGTCAAGCCGGTCGCGGTCCACACCGGCTGGATCGTCCAGGTCGGCGCGCTCGAGAGCGAAGGCGAAGCGTTGCAGCGCATTGATGCGGCCCGCAATCAGGCCCATGGCCTGCTTGCGAAGGCCGATCCGTTTACCGAGCCGGTCGTCGCCAAGGGTGACAAGAAGCTGTACCGGGCCCGCTTCGCCGGCCTCGACCGCGATCAGGCCGAAGCCGTGTGCAAGACGCTGAAGCATTCCGACATTTCCTGCATCACCGTCCGCAACTGATCCCCACGGGTTAACAAATCGTAGCGCGGGGCGCGTTTGCGCCTTGCTCACCCTTCCGCGCCCGTCGCAGCGACGCGGCGTTTGTGACCGGATGCGCCGGCGCGAACCGCGGCGGCAGGCCTGCGCCCGCATCGATCATGCGACAACCTCGCCGCTGCAAACTTCTCGTCAAGATTTAGCGGTTAATACTGCGACATGAGAGATCGACCACGCCGGACAACGGTGGGCGGGAACGGGCGTCAACCGGAGCGAAGAACAGAAGTGACCGGTCGTGGCGTTGGTAGCGTTGTCCGGAGTTAAGTGTGATGCGTACGAAGCAAAGTATCCTTGGCCTCGTTTACACGGGCCGCGAGGTACGTCGACCCCCCCTGATCGGGATGCAGTTTCTTCATGAGCGCGCGGTGCGCCCGGCCGATCTCGTCACGCCCCGCCCCCGGCTGCAGGCCAAGGATCTGGTAGGCCTCCTCGTTCGTCATTTTGCCGCTCGACGCCGTGCGGCTCTGCCCCCCTGCCGCATTTCCCTGCGCGTCCTGACGCCAGGCGGGAAACCTGCGGTCCAGATAGCTTTCAAGTAACGCCACGCTCTCGGCGTCGAAGCCGGCGATCATCGCCGTCAGCTGCGACAGGTCGTATTCCTCAAGCCTGTGGCCGGCATAGGGGCCCGCCACGATCTGGCCTGTGAGTTCGCCGCTGTCGTGATCGAGCGTCATGTCGAGATATTGCGAGCGGACCTGCGAGCTCTGTCCCGCCGACCGCTTTGAGCCGCCGAATATCCCGCCGATATTTCCGAAACCCGACACTCCGAACGGGGTCCAACCAAGCAGACCCGCACCGAAAATGCCGATCGGGATGGCTACGGCGAGTTCGCCCCTGATGCCGGTGAAGGCGGCGACCGCGAGCGCCAGCACGCCGCCGCCGATCTTGACGGCGCGCGCGAGCACGACGGGGTTAGCCGCCCGAAACATCTGCAGCAGTGAATAAAGAAGAATGACGGCGACGACGCCGGCGATCAGGGTTGGCATCCGCCCAATATAGGCGCATCGGCGGCAAAAAGCATGGCGGTCGTGCTTACCCAAAAGCACGACGTTCGCAAAAAGCCCCGTTGGCCTCGGCCACGCGATCTTATTATTGTTCATTCCGACCCCAGCCGGATGGCGATGGAGCACGCGATGGCGACGCCGGGATTGACCACGATACGGAGCAGCTTCGGGCCGCAGGATACGATGAACCGGCTGGAGACCGCGGTGAAGGCCAAGGGCATGACGGTGTTTGCCCGGATCGATCATGCCGCGGGTGCGACAACGGTTGGACTGCCGCTGCGGCCGACCGAGGTCCTGATCTTTGGCAATGCCAGGGGCGGCACGCCGCTGATGCAATCCATTCAGACGATCGGCATCGACCTGCCGCTGAAAGCGCTGGTTTGGCAGGATGCCGCCGGCGACACTTGGCTTTCCTACAACGACCCCGATTGGCTCGCGAAACGACATGGACTGAGCAGGGAGACCGAGACGGCGGTCGGTACGCTGGCCGGCGCGCTGGCGGCGCTGGCGAAGGCGGCAACGACCGGATAGCCCGATGACTTCGCGCTTTCAAGCCGCCGATCATTCCCGCCGCCTTCTCCGGCATCGTGCTGGGGCTGGCCTCTGGCGGATGCCGCGGTGGTCGGCGAAGCGCTGATGGCGCTCGCGGCCATCGTCTGGGCGCTGTTGTTGCTTCTTTTCATCCTGCGATGGGTGTTTTCGCGCGAAGAATCCCTCGGCGAAGCGCATCATCCGGTACAATGCTACTTCATCGGTCTTGCCGGCGTCTCGACCATGCTGATCGCGCTGGCCGCGCTGCCCCATTCGAGGCTCGTGGCCGAGAGGCGCCCCCGCAACCCGTCCCCGCCTGACGATAGCGGGAGGCGAAATCACCTCATCTGGCCGAGCAATTTGGCGGCTCCGCTAGCGCTCTTCGACAGCTGCCGCAACGCCTCGCGTCCTCCGGCGGCATAGGCCGCGGCTGCGCGCAACAGCTCGCGAAGCTGCGCCGCAGCGCCAGGATCGAATCTGCACCACGCGCCGCCGGTGAGGCGCGCGATTTCCCGGAACGCGTGCTCGGCAACGGCGTCGTGACCTTCCTGAAACATGAACACCGGCACCTTGAGCAGCCCGAGCTCGCCGGCCTTGGCGCAGAGATCGTCGACCTTCTCCTCCATGGCGTCGCCAACGAAGACCACCGCGCGCACGGCCGAGGCGACTGCCTCACGCCGCGCTTCCGACAGGACCTTGCCGATCTGGGTATTGCCGCCGCGGCAATCGATCCTGCCCATCAGCTTCGCCAGCTGCGCACTGTCGGAGATCCAGCCCGTGGCGCGGCACTCGTTGAGGCCGCGATAATAGACCAGGCGGATATCGAGGCTGCCGATAGCCGCCGCCTCCCGAAACATGTCGGCCTGCAGCGCGCAGGCCATGTCCCATGTCGGCTGCCGGCTCATGGTGGCATCGAGTGCAAACACGAGACGGCCCCGCGCACCCGGGGCATGCGGCGACATCGCTTTGGCCTTGGCGACGAAGGCGGCGATGTCT
This genomic window contains:
- the clpS gene encoding ATP-dependent Clp protease adapter ClpS encodes the protein MGNDENRGAGPGGPATSVIAKVKPKTKRPNLYRVLILNDDYTPMEFVVHVLEKFFQKDVEAATKIMLHVHHHGIGECGVFTYEIAETKVTQVMDFARKHQHPLQCVMEKK
- a CDS encoding TadE/TadG family type IV pilus assembly protein, which encodes MPAVFGGRFGPCPAIDPYFSGPIYQPFSGDTRNGRRNQNSGAVMAGTFIFRRIIGAARRFARADQGNIAVIFAIACVPLITFVGAAVDYSRLSDARSSMQSALDSTALMVSKDLTSGVITTSEISTSAQNYFTALYAGKGATANPISATYTPGSGSTTSTVLISGSGSITTDFMRIAGFPTLPFNGSSTATWGNVKMRVALALDNTGSMSQNGKITALRNAVAGSGGLIDQLSALAKTPGDVYISVVPFAKDVNLGASNYTASWIDWTDWLNPPNVQPNNGTNGHYQATLPMNWHAVGPGANCPFTTGSGGFTCTQGPTSTSNAPTIPASGTYSGYICPSVDANSHTRYNGCWDSEPVGPGVFCSGSSSCSCPVNSSNCGCSGSGTSKSCSVSAPGNLYVHNWTQPSYGDTIHNLTQPRVGKVGTLGTDDVPVGFTGNKWTPTNSTPTVQNVWLAPSTNPISTWTGCITDRTQPYDTTGDITTPFPANQYYENSTAYCSSSASTPLEPVMPLSYNWTALKTAVNAMQPTGGTNQVVGLAWAWQTLIPSSPVPAPAEDANTTYNRVIIILSDGLNTEDRWPVNGNGSTQNTGSGNTQFPGLIDYRQKLLCDNLKNATDSKGNPMYTIYTIQVDTSTPADPTSTILQYCASSPDKFYMLTSSSQIVTTFNAIGTALSKLRVAQ
- a CDS encoding phasin family protein, whose protein sequence is MIKVEDIQQYGKEHLDTVVASAASVQNGLQAIASAYGDYTKKSFEDTKSFVEKLSGVKSLDKALEVQTEFAKSAYETFIAESQKIAGLYTDLAKTTYKPLEGLVAKFTPAAAA
- a CDS encoding D-alanyl-D-alanine carboxypeptidase → MLRTTFGSSRVLRVCVFGLVTVSTAVLFTSDNAEARHTRHHHYAHARHHEEARESYSPQFSSIIVDGNSGATLSANNPDAGRHPASLTKIMTLYLLFERLDAGKMKLDTEMEVSEHASEQAPTKLGLRPGQTIRVEDAIKGLVTRSANDAAVVIAEAIGGSEDDFARLMTRKARALGMSRTTYRNASGLPNDEQITTARDQSTLGRAIQDRFPRYYRYFSTMAFNYHGQSIRNHNHLLGNVEGVDGIKTGYTRASGFNLVTSMHRGNRFLVGVVLGGRSGGSRDAIMRNLLAENLEKAANKRTVAAITERNGSDANTEIARADDDSEPAPAVQAPAAVQVASAATEPVAAPAARSAGSASRSIFAAATAAVPPTKTEPAPLTNGVLQAQALAAIPGSSEPMKPVKVKTVQIKAGQFKLASAAPSQPATPITSAIPAARPEVPETSSAVVARAENKAETARVESGRTEVAKPEMPPQPAGHGTGNGLLGVLPASSLPAASTPSSSSQALAYADPAPRSQPQAVQQNSAVKPVAVHTGWIVQVGALESEGEALQRIDAARNQAHGLLAKADPFTEPVVAKGDKKLYRARFAGLDRDQAEAVCKTLKHSDISCITVRN
- a CDS encoding DnaJ domain-containing protein, translating into MPTLIAGVVAVILLYSLLQMFRAANPVVLARAVKIGGGVLALAVAAFTGIRGELAVAIPIGIFGAGLLGWTPFGVSGFGNIGGIFGGSKRSAGQSSQVRSQYLDMTLDHDSGELTGQIVAGPYAGHRLEEYDLSQLTAMIAGFDAESVALLESYLDRRFPAWRQDAQGNAAGGQSRTASSGKMTNEEAYQILGLQPGAGRDEIGRAHRALMKKLHPDQGGSTYLAARVNEAKDTLLRTHHT
- a CDS encoding DUF302 domain-containing protein, which translates into the protein MATPGLTTIRSSFGPQDTMNRLETAVKAKGMTVFARIDHAAGATTVGLPLRPTEVLIFGNARGGTPLMQSIQTIGIDLPLKALVWQDAAGDTWLSYNDPDWLAKRHGLSRETETAVGTLAGALAALAKAATTG